The Hymenobacter sp. DG25A nucleotide sequence GCCTGCTTTCGGCCGCTATTGTAGCCGACCTGGTTCCTGCCTGATCTATTGTTTCTCATGCCGATTACCGACTCTATGTTACATCCGCCCGCGGCTCCGCCCGTTCTGCCGGCGCCCAGCCGCCAGCGCCTGCGCGTGGCCCAGGGTATTGTGCTGTTATTTCACGTTACCGGATTTCTGGGGCTGGCTTTCTCCTTTGACCCCAGCTTTTACCTCCGCTTTGTTCCCCTGAACCTGCTGCTCACGGCCGCTTTGCTGCTGTCCTTTCAACCCAGCCGCAACCGGGAGTTCTACTGGTTTTGTCTGGTGGTGATGGTGGTAGGCTTTGGCGTTGAGGTGCTGGGCGTGCGCAGCCAGGTTATCTTCGGCAACTATGCGTACGGCCCGGTATTAGGTTTTCAGCTCTGGGGCGTGCCGCTGATTATTGGCCTGAACTG carries:
- a CDS encoding carotenoid biosynthesis protein; translation: MLHPPAAPPVLPAPSRQRLRVAQGIVLLFHVTGFLGLAFSFDPSFYLRFVPLNLLLTAALLLSFQPSRNREFYWFCLVVMVVGFGVEVLGVRSQVIFGNYAYGPVLGFQLWGVPLIIGLNWLMLTYMSGVLARYLPLPNILRAVVGALLMVGMDVCIEPVAVRYDFWHWMADVIPLQNFKAWFALSFILQVFFNRSHFVKSNQLVPFVFLVQLLFFFGLGMLR